The Xiphophorus maculatus strain JP 163 A chromosome 7, X_maculatus-5.0-male, whole genome shotgun sequence region GTTTGCTGAATCTGCCTGTCGGTCAGCGGCTGGGATTGTGCAAGAACCACCCTGCCCTAAAGCACACACAGAAGAGAATAGATGCAAAAAGACAGAGCTTATATGGTAttctatgttttatttactgatttaaaTAACCTTTTTTCTACAATTCCATGGCATGCATGCTCAGGCAGGACAGATCAGAATTATGTGgtcaatttctgtttttaggttttagaaAAGACTCGACCTGCTGAGTGTGATTTAATTCAGAATTTTCTCCAATAATAATATTAGAGGATATAAGAGCAGGTTATAAATGGTGTTGTTTTAACCCCTGCCTCTAGGGACACTAATTATCTACATAACAAAAGGGAGAGACGTCACATTGCGTGAAAGCAGTTGCTATAAAgctaaatttacattttaaaaaaccaaaatgaaaagaataaaaaagaataattttgctGCAACATGTTGACCTTCCTATTAGCTGCTGAAAGTCTCACGCTTTCGCTTTCTTGTAGAATGATTGTTTTTCAATCTttaagtttcagttttaaacacTTCACTGGTACTAAACATGGCTACCTGTCAGTGTTTTTCCATTAGGAGCTACATTCACACCCAAAGAGTTTTGGTTTAGGTTTTTGAGTTCATCGCTGGTTGGGGTTGATCAAGCTGACTACTACCCTTTTCTGTTCACCAGCTGATTTCTCTGTGCATCTCTATAATTTCTCTGGTATAATTCAAGGTATAATTTCCATCATACCTTGGTGGAGCGTATGTGCTTGTGTAGCTCCACCAGTTGCTCTATTCTCCCATCCAGTTCGGACATACGGAGCTGCAGCCAGATCCATCTGCTGCTCAGCTCCGCTCGTTCTTCCAGCCACTGCAtctcgctgctgctgctcctgctggcACAAGGTGAGAGATAGATGGTTGTTTTAATCTCATTTCCCAATGTGTCAGCTTCACCTTTGTGAAAACAAGCAGGCAAGCGATTATTTTAAAGGCCGCACTCTGAATGAGCAAAGTGTGTGTAATAAAACTGGCTGTGTGAAAAGGTTACAATAGgagcaagtgtgtgtgtttgtgggtaCTCGTGAGGCTGAGTTCAGTACCACAGCAGTTGCCATGGCAGTGCTCTTGGACCTTGGCTTGCAGGGACTCCCCCACTTCAAACACTCTGATCCAGAGGGAAAGGTTAGGTTTCCCAGCATAAAGCTACAGACTGTACACTTCTCTGTACCCTATGATATAATAAGgtgtttttccccccagttaaattcaatttaaataaatacctaAAGACAAGATTAAGtcatacagaaaagaaaatatcagtCAAAGCCACCCTGTCAGTGTGCTTCAGTGAAGTCTTTTTGTTAAGCGGGTAATTTCCCCTTCCCAAACACAGACAATGCCCAGTCTTGGCTTGCCCTTTTTCGCTTTCCACCAGTATAATGAGGAAATTCCAGGAATTTTTGCCAATCGCTGgctggaggagaagaggagTGAACAAAGGAGGAATGACTTCTTTGCTCCTCTTTCCGAGAATGCTCCCCAAACTGTGTACTTATCACAAAGTTAATGAATCCAAGTAAAATATTAGCTGACATTCTGTGAATACAAGTCAGAGTGAGAACGCTTGGGGTTCTTGCAGCTAAAGTGACGCATCAAGCTGAAACAAGAGGCATTATCTCATTTGACTGTCTTGACTCATGCAAAGGAAATGGTgcaatcaaatttaaagattGTCAAAGAATCTTCTAACCACAAAGAATATATAATCcattaaaacattattgaaaactctttaatttttttcacactttttccaAAGATTCTCTTGTTAAGAAAAGAATGTAATACTTTCTGTTTCCAGATGTGTAAAGCTAGATAAAAtgtgagggattttttttctccatttttacaCACCACTTTGTGTAGGTCGAtcaaaagaaaccaagaaaaataagttgaagtttatggttgaaaaatgtcaaaacatgaGTTCAAGGAGTATGACCAGTTCTGTAAGTCGCTGTAACTAACAAACTGAGTAAACAAGCTCCAGCTACAAATGCAAAACCCAATTACACTTTAAAAGCTGCATCCCATCAGTGCTTCAGCTGTTCCCACACTGTGAATGCAGAGAGTTAAGTATTTCCACATTGTTTTTTTGACCGGACTGTAATGATCCATTTCCTCGCAAGAAACAAGCAAACCACTTAGAGAAGGACATAGCTATAAAATCCTTGTGGAGGTTTAGAGCTAAATCACAGGGAACTGCACCATACCAGGAAAAACTGTGGGAAAAAGGAACTGGTTGACACTTTGAATCTGGACAAGAAACACAAATCCACAACCCAACAcacaaatatgaatatattgGTTTCCTCttgcaaaaacaactttttttgcGTGATTTCTCACATTTGCTAATTCCTTTACAGTATGAGCAAAAATGATCATATTTACAAAGGTCCCACACAATTTTCCAGTTTAATCAAAGTGTCCTGTTAAAGCATTTggcagagcagcagctgtggcCCTCAGGACTGTCTTGTGGAAATTCCAGAGTTTACATAAGGATCTACATTCTCCAGGGAATACACACGTTGTGTTCGCCATGTTTTAGTAATGATGGCTGTGCAAACACCAATATCAGATGCTAATGACAGgtcaaaatgtcaaacacatAAAACCCTGCTTTTCAGCACTGTTTTAGCACAGaggaggaagtgatgtcactCCTGCTCCtgattgaaataattgttgCCCGCTTGTGCACGATGCcaacaaaacatctttttttttaaactgttcatATGTCTTCTACTATTAAAGTTCCAAAAGAGAAGCAGAAATCAGCTAAAGTCGGTATCAGTAAATCAAAGTTTTCCAAAAACTGGAGATTGGAGAAAAGCCACAAAACCCTCATCAGTGCATGCCTAATATAATTTAAATCTCTTTTGTTTAGATCATGGTCTCAATccatgactttttttccccctgggGTAAAAATATGACAAGGCACAGAACAGAGGCCCATTTCACCCAGCCACTCTCTACAAGGGGAAAGAAAAGAACACATGGCATTCAAATATGGCAGATGGGAACTGATTTTCATGGGTCAAAGAAAACATCTATTTTCCTAAATCTGCCCATACTTCAGTAGGGCTGTATAATTATATCAATTCTAcgatatttatagatttttccCACTTCGGAAGGTATTGATTTTTCATCTGCGAGTATCAATACGTTAAACCATAGGGGTCCATAGGCTTATACCgtctttttaacatgtctggTTTGTGACGGCATTGCAGCAAGGCTCCGCCTGCCTCAGTCTCACTTTCAACTTGTGCTTAAATGAAAGAACAAGTTGCTGGGGGTGAGGCAGAGCGACTCCCCCAGCAACTAGTAGTAAACAGCTTACAGCCATGGCTAACTCTGAGACCCAAGGTAGAACAGCCTTTTCCTAGAgtccaaaatactttttttactccAAAATGCAGCCACAGtatgtccaaaagaaaaacataagtgcAATCATTTACTTTTTGAGAGTTTACAGAGGCTGATAATCTCCCCACTCAGAGAGAGTGGATCACTGttgaaactttgagttttatgtgaaatccacataaattaaattacagaaactaattttctcactgcatctttgattcattttgtccaGCTGCATACTGTTAGACTCTGTCCAATCTGAGTCAGGTATTGTGTAGTTGGTGCTTTTAATCAGTTTCCAGTTAATTAAATCTCTatggaacacaaaatgtcactaaaagCACTCTGTCCttctaaaatctttcaaaaaatcataaaagtgCACCAAATCGTATCACTCAACAAATACCGTGATATATATCGTATTATGGTCAGAATATCATATTGTATTGTGAGATTATTGTATTGCTACACCCCTATATTTCAGGACAGAgtaataatcaatcaatcaagtttatttgtatagcacatttcagcaggcAGGGAGTTCAAGgcgctttacataataaaaacagaaaatagcaataaaaaGCATTAAGAAAAGCATTTGTAACTGTGATAAACAAAACTGGACTACGGtaacatcaagaaaaaaatctacaaagttCTTGATTCATGAACTGCACGAGTGACGTCTTGAGTTTCAACATTGCCAATCTAAAGGTTCAGTCATatcagccctgtttagtccactttaatcaaactctagtttgtttgtctagaaagtctggtttgtttggggaggtgcaaaagcacaatcaaactctgatgtgttcgatcagaaaaaaagcaaatctgGACCACCTGAAAAGCATAATTCTGCTCAGCAAAGTTTTTAAATCAACCTGTCTGTCAGGATGTACAGGATGCAGGGACTAAATAATGACAGCACCTGTGGCATTCAAAGCAAACTCTGAGACACATTGTCAACTACAAACAGTGAAGAGCTGAGACATGATGGCAGAGCCTGGGTGGAACGCTGCTGGCTCGCTGGCAAGCCCGTATTTATTTCCTAGCCTGTGGGTAGAGAGGGAGCTGGCTCGTCAGATGGATCTGTTATGACTGCCGCATGGAAAGAGACTATGTGTGAGCGCTTAGCTGAGAAAAAAACCGAAAAAAACCCCGTCAGAACACACACCACAGCAGAGAGcacaaaacatgtatttatgaCAGCCAGAGCGTGAATGACTCTGAAGGCCAAGTTAAGCATGCAAACAGCACTGGGGCTGCATATTCACAAATTCCCAAAACTAATACTACAACATCAAAATTTGTGTTAGCTGTTCGTTTCAGAAATTCTCCAATCAAACCCCacttaacgtttttttttttcttactggctGCCTTCCATCCCTTCAAATAAAGCGAGACAACACCTATGTGAACTTTCCACAGGTCTGAACTGAAAACATGAGCTCCATTCCTGCAGCCAAATCCTCTGCACTCCGAATGTTCTTCAGCATGAGTAGTTAACTTCACATCTGACACTGAAATGATCTAATTTTATGCTTCAAAGGATTTCCAGCGTCTAGGAGACCAAGCTGGTTTATTTAGCTGCACGGACCAGCTGCACAAGCAAGATACTCTCAGAGGCCCtttatacacaaacacacactagAGCTTACATTAAAGGGTTGCATCCTTTCTCTGGAAAGTCCTCCCCTTAAAGTCCATGCTTTTTGACACATTGCAGATCAGAAGTTGTCATACGCCAGTGGTAAAACAGTTTTATCTTCGTTCAAGTTGGAAGGATTAGAAGCAGACCATCtttgtgaattaaaaatgaGCATTAAACATATATAACAGTACATTTTTGAATAGAAAGTTTTCTATtcataaaaggtaaaaaaatgaaaagaaggtTGAAGCCTAACCACAAAAAATGATTCCTTTTACTGTGATATTGCAtgtagaaacacaaaaaactggAACAAGTAGTCAGTTTTACTGTGATTTACATCATAGCACTGTTTAGTTTACTAGAAGTTAAAGATCCACATGCAGGCCCAGAGACAGACCTCTCAGCTAGATGGTTGAAActtgaacacaaacacacatcaaaattAGCTTTAGCCCAGAGAAAGCAGGCCAGGCTTCAGGCTTCTGGAATGGCCGTCACTTTGActctattaaaaataaaaggaacatgCTTAAAAGCTGAGGCAGTGCCAGGAAACCAAGACCTTGTCAATGACTGCAAAAAGTTTCCCTCTGATTTACTAAGGAACACTGAACCAAATATTAGCGAGGTTTGTACATCATTCAtgctgtatgtatatttttgatcCTTCCCAGTGAATTCAAATTTGTCCACCTGGTTGTTTGAGTCACTCAAAACCAATCCAGACAATATGGTAATATAAATAACAAACTGACAGATTACCAACTTGATGATACTCACAAAGGTGAAAGCATGTCTTCCTCTGACTCATcgtcagagctgctgctgcctgtggCCTCCGAGTCCAGGGCTTCCTGCAGGCCTCTGAGAACCATCTGGTTGGACTCGCAGAAATCCGCCACCTCGGCAAAAAAAGCCGAGGCTGCGATCGACTCTTCCCAGGGAAAACCGGGATTGCTGCAGCTTTGTGGCGGCGCAGCAGAGTCCAGGCTGTCAAGAGGAACATCCTCGAATTGGAAATGCTTCTTCAGGCCCTCCAGCTGCTGGCTGCAGTGCTTCAAAGCGTGCTCGCCCAACAGGGCTTGAAGTCTCCTTTGCAGCCTGCAGGCTCGACCTTGAAGCTCCGCGTGGCGGGAGAGCTGCTCCTTCGCTGCGTTCTCTAGCAGATGTCTTGATTCCAGCCGCTCAGGGTTCACAAAGCCAGTCCCGAACTGCCTTAGAGCCGCAGTAGAAGGAGGACAGAGCTTCTCTAATTCCTCATACATCATCTTGGGCTGGGTCGTGTACATGGAAGTGAGGTTCTGAGAGCTTTGCTCGCCATGGGAATAGGAGGGACAAACACTGGGAAAAATGAGAGAGGAGTGGAGCACATCACCACCATCTGGCCTGCATTCAGGCTGAACACTTTGTCCGTGCAGGAGCAAGGCCTCCTGGCTATTGTGCTCTGGAAGAGGGATTAAAAACATGTCTGTTGCACCTGGGAAGACTGTGGCCACTTGACGAGATTCCCTCTGGCATTTACTGAAGCAGGGCAAGCTAACGAGTAAACCCGGAACAGGCCGGGCCACCATCTCACCCTGACCACGACACGTAGGGCCGCAAGTGAAAGGATCAGGGTTTGCGGGGGGGTCTACGGGATCCAGGTAGCCTAGTGAGCAAAGATTCAAGCTGATTTTCTGCAGGTCGCCGTCATCTGCAGGTCTCAGGTGAGGCTCGAGCTCTACAGTGCACAGGATGGCGCTCGCATCCGAGTCCACGGTGACAGAGgcgggaggagaggagaggtggATGCCGTGGTCATTTTTCAGGATCTTGGTCAGGGCCGGGGCCATTCCCCTTCCAGAGCCAGGCGGGAGGCTTCACAGGGCGCGCCCTGAAGGGTCTGACACAGAGCAGTGCGCTTGTTAATCTCAAAtgataaacacatttatatttcaaagaCAGTAAGACTGTACCATTGAGCAAACACATGAAGGGACGTAAgtagcaaaaactaaaaaaaaaaaaagttttatttttgtcattttttaaaaataatatatctattttaattttgaatgtcCTGATTTAAGTGTAAgattatattttaacttttttattttaaaaagttaaactaaaGATACATCATTTAAGTGTATGTGTAGGAAAAAGACCACGTGTTTGCTTATATTCATATTTACGGTACTCTAAAATTGAGCTTCTCTGTGGACTAGAGTGGGGCCTCCTTTTACATCAATAGGACTGCTAGTGGCTAGATAGCCAGTACATTGTCTAGCAACCATGACAACTTAATAGACGCATTGAAAGCATGAGGACAGTGATGCCCAACAACATTAGAGATGGGTGAACCGTTTCATATACGCAAACAGGGAATAAAGCGgtttttttacatctgttgcTTCACGCAAGGAATGTGGCAGCTGCAGAACACGTCCTCCCTACATCTGTGTGTGGCGGTTCTTGAAGCTCTGGCTCCAGCCACTGTCCACAACTTGTGAAACTGTTGAAAAGGCTTTTGACTTACAATCCTCTAATTCTTGTGACTATCCTTGCTGCTTTTGCACCTTTTTCTTCTACACTTTTTCCTCCTACTCAACATTCCATGAATCTCCCTGGCTACAGCACTCAGTAAATTACCAGTTTCCTTTACAGTGAACTTGTGATGACCGTCTGCTGGTCGGCTGTCAAGTCAGCAGCCTTCCACATTGCTGTGTAGaccaggggtctgcaaccttcAAATTTCAAAGACTAATTTTTGCCCTCATTGCAGTTTAATAAAGCCTTATTTGAGCCACAACTTGTAATCTATCACTATTTAGCCGGTACATTTTAAAGCCTAGTATTAGGCTTTGAAATACATAACATCAATCTTTTTGTAAATAGAGGATGAATATACGTATATTATTATATGGCATATtgatatttgtgaaaacaaaattgcaTAGTTTCCAACCTAATGACAAGACAAAACTGTTCTAAAAATACTAATGGGACTTTTAATGTCATACATTTGTGGAAATCTAATGCAATTATTCcatgaaacaaaacataaaaaacagctaaaactgtcatttttattatatccGTATTTAAAAACACGTCAGTAAACCtgtttctttatcattttgaGCCAAAAGTATGAGAGCTATTGTGGAAGATTTAAAGAGCCACAGTTGCAGATCGGTCATAAAATTTTTGTATTAATGGTCTTATGTAATGTTCTAACattctgaaaaacagatttttttttattatgtgtgagccataatcatcaaaatgaacagaaataaacacttgaaatatagCAAACATCAATGTGTAAGTTTAATCTGGAACtgaattacaataataaatatatttcctgtgttatgtgtgtttgtatgtgttgTGTCTTTTAAAACGCTGTTCTCATTGATCCCCCCAcgccccattttttttttaaattaactttaagcATCTGCCCCTTTAAGTCTCTGCACGCCCCTGCCAAAGATCCAATGGTAACCAAATACAACGTaaataaactgcaataaaattcGTCAACGGTGGTTAACGGTTAAAGAACAGTTATTTCAAGACACCCTAAGAAAACCCGAATTACCTACCAGCCTTTTCTGTCCCGTTTCATTCAGCGGGTGACTGTTTTACTATTCACAACGGACTCGTCAATAAATCTAACTTTTCCTTCAAGCTACTTAAACTTTAACCCAAACGGCTAAGCTGACTGTCTAACTTATGAAAACTAAACGTTAGCGTGGTGCACTTCAACTTCTGAACACGTCAAAACTGAGCTTCACTGTAGTTTTACCAATAAATAAACACGCAGCTGTCCCGGCTGTTAGATGGAGCCATGCATTGCGAAAAATACGGACAATCCTTAAAATCTGTTTCAAGTGTTCAGCTACTCACCTGACCGCTCGTCGGACATCGTATGTTTCAGGGTTAGAGATCTTGAGCTGAATATTTTCGAGCGTTTGtgaatcaaaacacagcagtcTGGGTGGCGTATATTGATGAAAATCGAGGTTCTGACTCGCACTGTTATTAAATATGAACTATGAAAACGATACGTTTTTCCCTTGAGGAGGTTTGTCCCATCCTGCTCCCTCCTGCTAGCATCCGCTCCCTAGATCTCCTCTGGCCAACTGCAGACAGAAGCGAGATTCTGGGATCTGATCGACTAGGGGCTGAGCCAGACCTCTGCTGCCTTCACGGTCTGTTCGAAAGCTCGGAGCTGTCACTActcccttttttctctctcttgtgTACTATTAAAGTACACTGTTGccaaacagcaaaaaaacatcattaaacttacaaaaaggattttgttaaattaaatttctgttgattgtatttattttctctattttaatatagacatttttttttccccattcagaCATCAGACAATCTGtctgatgtgaaaataataGAGTGGGATATTTCTGTACAGTAGTAATTGCTTACACACATACCACAATGTagcagtttttttaattttatttaatcatttaatgaagataataaaaataactaaaagtacattaagcaataaaatatttttgcagaggaaaaaaaaacagctgtaaatataaattttttctgCAGGTCACATATGTTTCATTTCTGCTGCCAGCTCTTAAACTACCAACCTGCTCTGTTCCACATATCTGCTGCTCTCTGCCTGAACACAGACTGAGCAGCTCCCAGGTTAAATGTGGCGCCCAACATGTAGAAACTGACCACTGTTAACAACTTATGAAAGCAGACAGATTTTGCTGAGAAGTAAACACGTACTCATGCCAGACAGCGAAGGAAAAATACAGGAATTACAGGAATGATGCCAGTGATAGTGACTCTCAACTGGCTACTGAGCCGAGCACTGGAAAGGGACTGTCCATTTATAACCATACGCTGAATGTGCATTCCTATATAGGCTACAATGATATAACTAGATGTCATCATAACAACAAACGAGAGATAAAAATGACCCTGTTTTATGATAACCATAATAGCATATATGTCCACAGTCTGGTTCAGCAACTCTTCCACCGGTTTGCAGATAGATGCCTGTTCCACCGCAGAAGTCATGTTAAGTTCAGATCCAGTAGGATAGGGAGCCATAATAACCAAGACTAAATCCAgtaaactgtaaatgttttctaaaagaaaaatgaagaagatGATTGGTTTGATGTTCTTCTTAATCCAGATGAAGATGGCTCTCTGTGCAGGAACAAACTGAGTGTAATAGAAGAAGTTCAGCCAGACAGAGGAGGAAACGCTGCTGGACAAACAGCCAAGTGTGATCACAAGATATATTTCAGCGATCCTGTCAGCagttttctcagaaaaaaacatcctaaaagCTGTTAAGAAATAAACAATGGTGCTGACAACCAAGGAGCCCAGAAGTAGCTTTAGAGGTTTCTTGATCCTTTCTCCATGGAGAGGACACACGATGCAGAAGAtgtaaaatgcattaattatgAAGTTGATTACGCCTACAGGCCCATTGACTAGAGCCCACGTTAGGTAGTTCCATCTTTGCTTATgtgtttcttctatttttatgtgTCGGTTTTCCTGTCTTCTCTATCTACTCTGTGAAGAGAACCGCTCTTATCAACTAGACAATGGCATCAAATATGCAGTGGAATAATTCtgacatatttacatattatgCAAACAGATTATGAAAATTATTCTCATCAGTTTGAAATTACCTGTGAACAAGGTCGTCTTCAATGTGTTCATCACTTTAAATGCATTGTCATTGTTGTCACCTTTGATGTTTCACTTCTCTCTATGTCAAGTATAGGCAAATGTAgatgttaaaaaatgtgaattctAATGTCTCCCACTTTAACAgatatttaactgaaaatatttttctcttgtcAATAATAATTATTCTGCTCCTATAACATCCCCATCATGTGTCAAATATGTGAATTGAGAAAAGAGTTTTTCAAgtgttttgattaattaaaatcagcaataaattccaggcaaaaaaaaaaaatcatttaggtattttttatttaaataaacacttcTGACTAAAACGCCAGAATCAACACAccatataaacacacaaaaccagcaggaaaacactcataaaaataataatccatgTCAGCAACAGCAAATTATGATACATCTTTACATTCAAACACTTATGGAGAGTTATAATATTTTCtggtaattattattttgcacCCAActacccccacacacacacacgcccacacacgcgcATACTATACCCTCATTTCTGTGCGCACACGCAAACACTTTCACACACGTAAAGCCACAGGTTTATCCCTTTGAAGTCAGTCAGTGTGTATGATTGAGATAACCATTGTGCTACATGTGGACAACTTGGGCATACTTGGAATAAATAACAGCTAGCATCAGTTTACAAAATCATTATTCAGTCAGTATAGATCCAatctttggacatttttttgttatttgttaagCTCCACAATTCTTTTTCAAGATTTATAAAACTAGATTTCTTATTACAGCAGTGTTGTGGACTTGTATTTCAGGTGCTGcatcattcatatttttagatgttttggGCCATTTTGCTGATGTCTGTTTTACCTTTCTAAAATCTTATAAAGAAgaattgttttatgtttcactgtTTATCAGTGCAGTGCTTTATAGCCAGGCAGCAATAACTGAACACAAGAGgcagacaaaacacaaacagtaatGGACCATTCACCTTTGCATTAAAACAATGGATGAATTGCTCCATTTACAGAGCCCTGTAGAAGTTGAACTAAATGattcaaaacatgcaaaaacactgaaatggtCACAGGGATAAGGATTTAACTTgcaaaatagttatttttaaaatgcgcCACACACAGAAGCTCACAAGTTTCTGTGTCGAACTCCGATTTCAGATAGCCAAACGACTTTACTCATAAACCTCCCCATGGCGACAATAGAAATCATGATGCAGTACAGTAAGAGTCAGAGGATGTGTGTGGGTCCAGAGGAAGACATTCAGAAGTAGTCTCTTCTCCGAGAATCATCGCTTATGAAAGAAGGGTTCAACTGGGCGGGGTAAATGCATGAGTGGCGCGAGCCCGGCAGACCTGTGAACGGATACAGGCCATTTCTCTCCAGGTCGGAGTTACGCAAAGCAGGCTGAGGGAAACAAtacagaaaatactttaaatatttgatcttGTTGAAATTATCAGCTGTACCAAAGAAGTACAGTTCTTCTGTGcctaaaaaaaaggttttaatattgtaaaatgaACATGGAAAAATCTACTTACAGAATAGTAAATGTCAGTCATCTGCAGCAAGTTTTTTGTGCTGCCATTTTCCTGCATCTCTATGGTCTCCCTGCCCCACTCCATGGATATCCGATTATTTTTGGGAAAGTCTGCATACGGTGACATCTGCATGTCTCCACTCTTGAAGATGATTTTATTgatgtcatttttgtctttcctgaaaggttaacatttttaaaagtaaaacttacAGGAAACACCAACTTTAGCCagataaaactgattaaatctaaatttatatatatatatatatatatatatatatatatatatatttttttttttttttttttttttttttacattctctgACAAGGAGGACCATCTTACTTGCAGCAAGTGACAATTAGAGCAATTATGAGAATGAGGAGGAGAGCGCCTCCTGCAGGTGCCACCACAACTGCAATCAGCTTATAAACTGTAGTGTTAAAATAAGAAAGAGATTGCAGTTATcaaaaaataatactaataacACATGAAAAAATTTGTTACAAACAGACTGAACATTATTGGTCAGGTAGATCTACTTACAATTGGCACAATTGAAGCCCCCAAATCCAAAAGTGCAcctgaaaagcagaaacaaaaactactTTCGAACCTTAAACGTTAAATTTTACTGGTTTGATAGtacaaagaaacaaagtttgACTCACGCGACACATGTGCCATTTTCCAGCTTGTATCCATCCCTGCAttctgaaataagacaaaattggcattatttttaatcatttaaacaaatcaaactaaatattctgtTGTTCTTCTTCAAGTGAGCAATTTATTTATCTGTCACCATTCTGTAATGAGGAAAAGAGCTTACCTAGGCAGGACAAGTCTTCTGGGTTGTGTTTGTAATATCCCTGGAGACACTGGCAGTAGGCCGTTCCACTGCTGTCAGTGCAGGTTGAGCGCTCGGCATCACACTGAGTCTTCTGAGCTTCACATAAGCTCTCCACTGGAACACAATTAAGAGTTATTCTggatattaaattaaaagtttatgtCTAAATCATTTATATCTGTAATGGAGAG contains the following coding sequences:
- the kansl1l gene encoding KAT8 regulatory NSL complex subunit 1-like protein isoform X3, which encodes MAPALTKILKNDHGIHLSSPPASVTVDSDASAILCTVELEPHLRPADDGDLQKISLNLCSLGYLDPVDPPANPDPFTCGPTCRGQGEMVARPVPGLLVSLPCFSKCQRESRQVATVFPGATDMFLIPLPEHNSQEALLLHGQSVQPECRPDGGDVLHSSLIFPSVCPSYSHGEQSSQNLTSMYTTQPKMMYEELEKLCPPSTAALRQFGTGFVNPERLESRHLLENAAKEQLSRHAELQGRACRLQRRLQALLGEHALKHCSQQLEGLKKHFQFEDVPLDSLDSAAPPQSCSNPGFPWEESIAASAFFAEVADFCESNQMVLRGLQEALDSEATGSSSSDDESEEDMLSPFRSSSSEMQWLEERAELSSRWIWLQLRMSELDGRIEQLVELHKHIRSTKGRVVLAQSQPLTDRQIQQTLMREMAGLSCTASDADAEPCSPTRLLYNIERQSAQLSQIVNSLMLPLNFSPLSKQPSNERGTFTSTPGGDDVFLTGTAKGRRLKGRRLFRVDASCVCARTRPMVSCHKRRLFSVTSCYTTSSPKSRKPVSTHFPTCNSCDSVCLCSKPDCSCRSRLHPLVPLSSGITTSHHFQKFKAREEWVQRPLIINSRLSNPPNYGRASSTPRHKSRKCKQHVRRQKRGVLTLSPIRSPGSAWSQRRRSNKRKRKRGRRCRLTKDDQDVLYQLCDLGDSSNDMLEENYGQFTLSRGSRGFLRKHHRGRVYNIDDIVIPVIPPLSKVEKLQYKDILTPRWRVVDIQGLTPKMGEENQKIEDLCDEVFARRHQALEQKEKRRWTSWEKRKCWRRSTT
- the LOC102232537 gene encoding uncharacterized protein LOC102232537, translated to MGRFMSKVVWLSEIGVRHRNLWNYLTWALVNGPVGVINFIINAFYIFCIVCPLHGERIKKPLKLLLGSLVVSTIVYFLTAFRMFFSEKTADRIAEIYLVITLGCLSSSVSSSVWLNFFYYTQFVPAQRAIFIWIKKNIKPIIFFIFLLENIYSLLDLVLVIMAPYPTGSELNMTSAVEQASICKPVEELLNQTVDIYAIMVIIKQGHFYLSFVVMMTSSYIIVAYIGMHIQRMVINGQSLSSARLSSQLRVTITGIIPVIPVFFLRCLA